Proteins encoded together in one candidate division WOR-3 bacterium window:
- a CDS encoding cold shock domain-containing protein, whose amino-acid sequence MPTGRVKRFDEKKGYGFIESEGINQDIFVHYSDIVGEGFRTLTAGEAVEFELIKSSKGFKATNVKKLHQ is encoded by the coding sequence ATGCCAACGGGTCGTGTTAAAAGGTTTGATGAGAAGAAAGGATATGGGTTTATCGAATCGGAGGGGATAAATCAGGATATATTTGTCCACTACTCCGATATTGTCGGCGAGGGCTTTAGAACACTCACAGCCGGTGAGGCTGTCGAGTTCGAGCTAATCAAAAGCTCAAAAGGATTTAAAGCCACAAATGTGAAAAAACTACATCAATAA
- the queA gene encoding tRNA preQ1(34) S-adenosylmethionine ribosyltransferase-isomerase QueA has protein sequence MSFRLEDYYFDLPKELIAQEPVVPRDSCRLLVLNRSKDELHEDFFYNIGNYLCPGDLLVVNDVRVIPARVFGSCEGGRRVEFLLLNNLHGKVWRALAKPSKRIKDGDIFRLDDDCFIRVCGREDNGSFIVEFCYNGNVNDLLERIGHIPLPPYIKREDSFLDREFYQTIYAKFPGAVAAPTAGLHFTKELVESLKSRGVGFASLTLCVGWGTFKKVKSDDIRLHKMDAEYFIFPRECGLAILKAKKQGNRVIAVGTTTVRVLETVAHKLQDSLEIKGYTDLFIYPGFSFRLVDGIITNFHLPCSTLIMLVSAFAGRERILDAYKYAIAKKFRFFSYGDAMLIL, from the coding sequence ATGAGTTTCAGGCTTGAGGATTATTATTTTGATCTACCAAAGGAACTTATAGCTCAAGAGCCGGTTGTGCCTCGTGATAGTTGTAGGCTCCTAGTTCTCAACAGGTCCAAAGACGAACTTCATGAGGATTTCTTTTATAATATTGGAAATTATTTGTGCCCCGGCGATCTTCTTGTGGTTAATGATGTTCGAGTTATACCCGCGCGAGTTTTCGGTTCATGTGAGGGTGGGAGGAGGGTTGAATTTCTGCTTTTGAATAATTTACATGGCAAGGTTTGGCGAGCGCTTGCTAAGCCGTCAAAAAGGATTAAGGATGGTGATATTTTTAGGCTTGATGACGACTGTTTTATTCGCGTTTGTGGGCGTGAGGACAATGGCAGTTTTATTGTTGAGTTTTGCTATAATGGTAATGTGAACGATCTTCTCGAGCGTATTGGTCATATTCCCTTGCCCCCGTATATAAAGCGTGAGGACAGCTTTTTAGACAGAGAATTTTATCAGACAATTTATGCTAAGTTTCCTGGTGCTGTTGCAGCTCCTACAGCTGGACTTCATTTTACCAAAGAGCTTGTAGAAAGTTTAAAATCGCGTGGTGTTGGATTTGCAAGTTTAACATTGTGTGTTGGTTGGGGAACCTTTAAAAAGGTTAAATCTGATGATATTCGGTTACACAAGATGGATGCTGAGTATTTTATTTTTCCTCGGGAATGTGGCTTAGCTATTCTAAAGGCTAAAAAGCAGGGCAACCGTGTTATTGCGGTTGGTACTACTACTGTTAGGGTGCTTGAGACCGTTGCACATAAGTTGCAGGATTCGCTTGAGATCAAAGGTTATACGGATCTGTTTATTTATCCTGGGTTTAGTTTCAGGCTTGTTGATGGTATCATAACTAATTTTCATCTTCCTTGTTCAACGCTCATAATGTTGGTCTCAGCCTTTGCTGGACGGGAAAGAATATTAGACGCGTACAAATATGCTATAGCAAAAAAATTCAGGTTTTTTAGCTACGGCGACGCTATGTTAATTTTATGA
- a CDS encoding DUF362 domain-containing protein, producing MSLVVISRVNDYSYNNLRSAIEFSIEKLGGLSAFFSANDRVLLKPNLLAAKPPERNITTHPLVVEVVADILMENGCRVFIGDSPGGAYRGVKRVFDETKMTELAERKGITLVNFESSGAITMKFNGYELKVSRAFFEFDKVINLPKLKTHVLTMMTGAVKNIFGIVPGFAKTMYHKLFPFPDEFARFLVNLYLAVRSKIVLNIVDAVWAMEGEGPSSGDSVKLGCIVCSPDAVSVDYVCAKIFGYKPNAVRTIAVANELEAGDTGNNIAVIGEYPKLDRNLKILSDWKYFLVPRFLARLIAPFVWIRPCVLPENCSGCRVCELNCPVSAISVKNGHPVFDYKVCITCLCCHELCPQRAITLERSFLARAIGK from the coding sequence ATGAGCCTTGTTGTTATTTCTCGGGTTAACGATTATTCTTACAATAATTTAAGGTCAGCAATTGAATTTTCTATCGAAAAGCTTGGCGGGTTATCAGCCTTTTTTAGCGCTAATGATAGGGTTCTTCTGAAACCTAATCTTCTTGCTGCAAAGCCTCCAGAAAGAAATATAACGACCCATCCGCTCGTTGTTGAGGTTGTTGCTGATATTCTTATGGAGAATGGATGTAGGGTGTTTATTGGAGACTCCCCTGGGGGAGCATATAGGGGAGTTAAACGGGTATTCGACGAGACTAAAATGACTGAGCTTGCCGAAAGAAAGGGTATCACGCTCGTGAATTTTGAGTCCTCGGGTGCAATCACTATGAAATTTAATGGCTATGAACTTAAGGTTTCTCGAGCTTTCTTTGAATTCGATAAAGTGATAAATCTGCCGAAGCTTAAGACCCATGTTCTTACTATGATGACAGGAGCTGTTAAAAATATATTTGGTATCGTGCCAGGATTTGCAAAGACAATGTATCATAAGTTATTCCCTTTTCCTGACGAGTTTGCTCGTTTTCTTGTGAACCTTTATCTTGCTGTGAGATCCAAGATAGTGCTGAATATAGTTGATGCTGTTTGGGCTATGGAGGGCGAGGGACCATCATCGGGTGATTCGGTTAAACTTGGGTGCATTGTTTGTTCACCTGACGCTGTTTCAGTTGATTATGTTTGCGCGAAAATTTTCGGGTATAAGCCCAACGCCGTACGCACAATAGCGGTAGCTAATGAACTTGAAGCAGGAGATACCGGTAATAATATTGCTGTTATTGGAGAATATCCTAAGTTAGACAGAAATTTGAAGATCCTTTCCGACTGGAAGTATTTTTTGGTGCCCAGGTTTTTAGCAAGGCTTATTGCCCCGTTTGTGTGGATTCGTCCTTGTGTTTTGCCCGAGAATTGTTCGGGTTGCCGGGTTTGCGAGCTAAATTGTCCGGTTTCGGCTATTTCAGTGAAAAATGGTCACCCGGTCTTTGATTATAAAGTTTGTATAACTTGTCTATGTTGTCACGAGCTTTGTCCTCAGAGGGCTATAACGCTTGAAAGGTCGTTTTTAGCGCGAGCGATTGGCAAATAA